The Cygnus atratus isolate AKBS03 ecotype Queensland, Australia chromosome 2, CAtr_DNAZoo_HiC_assembly, whole genome shotgun sequence genome window below encodes:
- the EN2 gene encoding homeobox protein engrailed-2 has product MEEGGRSPPEEAGEPQESGGDAEPGGGRRALLLPPGDPPPPAPHPHPHPHRITNFFIDNILRPEFGRRKEAGGLGGETRRPGAENRRSPAAAPAPGAPLPASGGGSPGRGEGGGPPGLALHGASKKGGDPAALEAALKARGLSGGDLSVSSDSDSSQASSNAGNQPMLWPAWVYCTRYSDRPSSGPRSRKPKKKNPNKEDKRPRTAFTAEQLQRLKAEFQTNRYLTEQRRQSLAQELGLNESQIKIWFQNKRAKIKKATGSKNSLAVHLMAQGLYNHSTTAKDGKSDSE; this is encoded by the exons ATGGAGGAGGGAGGCCGGAGTCCCCCCGAGGAGGCCGGCGAGCCTCAGGAGTCCGGCGGCGACGCGGAGCCCGGCGGAGGGCGGCGagctctcctgctgccccccggcgaccccccccccccggccccgcaccctCACCCGCACCCTCACCGCATCACCAACTTCTTCATCGACAACATCCTGCGGCCCGAGTTCGGCCGGAGGAAGGAGGCCGGCGGCCTCGGAGGAGAAACCCGGAGGCCCGGAGCGGAGAACCGCAGGAGCCCGGCAGCGGCGCCGGCCCCCGGAGCTCCTCTACCCGCCTCCGGGGGGGGTTCGCCGGGCCGAGGAGAAGGCGGTGGCCCCCCCGGGCTGGCCTTGCACGGAGCCTCCAAGAAAGGGGGAGACCCCGCGGCGCTGGAGGCTGCCCTGAAAGCTCGGGGGTTGAGCGGAGGAGACCTGTCGGTGAGCTCGGACTCGGATAGCTCCCAGGCCAGCTCCAACGCCGGGAACCAGCCCATGCTTTGGCCCGCTTGGGTTTACTGTACGCGGTACTCGGACCGGCCGTCTTCAG GTCCCCGGTCCCGcaaaccaaagaagaaaaaccccAACAAGGAGGACAAGAGGCCGCGCACCGCCTTCACCGCCGAGCAGCTGCAGAGACTCAAGGCCGAGTTCCAGACCAACCGCTACCTGACCGAGCAGCGGCGGCAGAGCCTGGCCCAGGAGCTCGGCCTCAACGAGTCCCAGATCAAAATCTGGTTCCAGAACAAACGGGCCAAGATCAAGAAGGCGACGGGCAGCAAAAACTCCCTGGCGGTGCACCTCATGGCCCAGGGGCTCTACAACCACTCCACCACGGCGAAAGACGGCAAGTCGGACAGTGAAtag